The genomic stretch CAATACTTTTAGTAGATCAAGCGAGTAAGATGGGAGTACAACTTCAAAGAAATAACAACAAAAAGCGGACTACACTGCTGTGTGAAAAATGAGATAGGGAGTGATTTAAAGTGGAAGTTTTGCATTACGAGTTTTATATTGGAGCAAGCCCAGACCAAGTATGGGATACCCTGTTTCAGCCTGAAAATACTAAGAAAATATTCTATGGATGTACGCTTGAATCCTCTTTTGAGACAGGCTCTTCCTTTCAATATGTAGGTCCGGGAAAGGACGGGGAGAGGACCGTTCATCTATATGGAGAGGTATTGTCATATGAACCTGGAGTTAAGTTTAGCTGCTTAGAACATCCGGGTCCGTCTTACAAGGAGAATCACGAGGAGCTTGCCTCACGAATGACGTATCTGTTTGAGCCAGTTGGGGACTGCACGAAGCTGACTTTAATTAATGATCAGTGGAGCGAAAATCATCCCTCTTACGAAAGTACAAAGAGTCACTGGTGGATGATTCTTAGTAACATTAAAACACTCGCAGAGACAGGAAAGACATTACATTTCGGCTTTTAATCTAATAGGGCAAGACCACGTCATACGCCAAAAATACTCCCTTAAACCAAGTAAGGGAGTATTTTTGCTACAGGGATTTAAAATTATTTTTTACGTGACATTTTGTCGTATAAACGAGTTACCCGTGCAGCGAAATCTTCTAGATTCATCGAGGCTTTATTGCGGCGATGGTACCACTTTTTAACCGTATCAATGACCCACTGCGGGACCTTAACTTGATTAAACCGTGGATACACGTGGTAATAAGCCCAGACCAGATGATCCCACCGCTGGTCATTGCCTTCTTTTACATATTCAGATACATCGAGTACTTTGGCGCGACCATTCTGATTGACTACATTTTTCAAGTGGATGTCTCTCGGGTTAAGCCCTACACTTACCGCATACGTGCGGGCTTCTTTTACATCAAGAATGACCTGTTCAGGAACCGGAATTCCCTCCATAAGACAATCTTCCAGTGTAGGTCCTGATTCCATACTGAGCACAAGATAACGATCACCTTCTCCATAACAGACAGCGAAAAAGGGAGAACCGGCAAGCCGGTCGTAGACTGATTTTTCAATCGTCTTCTTCTTCATCGCTTCAGGAGAATATATTTTAAATGCAAATTGCGGATATGCTTCGATTGTAAATACAGCTGCGTCGGTTCCAACGCCGATACAATGTACACCAGCAGCTTGATTTGTAATACACACAAGTTCATTATCAACGCTGCCGATGATATCAACCTGACTCAAGAGAGAATCAATTTTCTCTAGATCGGGTAATTCCAAATGGTGATTTGGGTAACGATCCATGTACGTGACAACCCCTTCATATTTCGAGCCCTGTTCTGTTTAGAAACGGTGTAAACAGGAGTAGGCCGCCGTAGGTTTCTATTTCTATTCTATGATAAAATACAATACAACAAAGCGATGACAGATTGCAAAGAAAGGCAGAAGATGCTTATGATAACAACGTATCCTCCTTGGTCATACTCTGGTTCTAGAGCCGCCATATTTGATGATTGTCTTCGTAAATATTATTACCATTATTACGGTTCTCATAATGGGTGGAAATTAGAAACGGCAGAACCAGACCAAGTCCAGACCTACCGTTTAAAACAGCTCAGCAATCTCTATCTCGTATTTGGGAATCTGGCTCATCAGATGTGCGAGTCCGTGATTCGCAGCTGGGATAAGGAACGCAAGGTTCCGGAGGCTTCTTTTTTATACCAAAAGATGAGAGAACTGCTTAACCAGGCGTACAAAGAGTCGCAAGATGTGACCGGCTGGCATCTTCGTCCTAAATATCAAACCATGTTATCCGAAATCTATTATGATGAAGATGACAAGCTGAAAGATCGAATTTCTTCTATTAAGTCCCGTATGCAAACGGTCGTTGACAAGCTGTATCATACGAGAACATGGAAAGAAGTAGAGAGCGGCGCAGCCCATATTATGGAGATCGAGAAATGGGATCATATGATTTTGCATGATACGAGGGTGTACGTAAAGATGGACGTCCTGTACCGTAATGAGCAGGGGCATATTGTCATTGTAGACTGGAAGACTGGCAAAGAGAATGATTTTACAGATCAGCTATATCTCTATGCGCTTTATGTTCATGAGCACTATAATGTTCCGTACGAACACATCGAGATGCGAGTTGAATATCTGCTTACAGGCGAGTGTGAAACCTATCAGGCTACGCAGCAAGATATTGATAAAGTATCTGCATCGACCTTACGATATATTGAAGAAATGAAATCCTGTCTTGCTGATGATTACTATAATCGTCCTAAAGACATCTCTTTCTTTACACCGATGCCGTCAAGAAGAGTATGCGGAGAATGTAATTTTCGTGAAATCTGCAGCTCGCGGGCGGTTTAGTGACTAGACACTGGATGATGTCCAGTGTCTTTTTGGTATGTCGATGTCGTTGTTTATTCTACCTACAGCGAAGCAAGAGGGCTACTCTCTGGAGGGGTAAGATAAAGTTTTCTTATGGTTATCGCGATACTGACGAGGTGACATGCCTACCACTTTCGTGAAAAGTATGGAGAAATAATTCGCATTTTCGTATCCTGTTAATTTGGCAATTTCCCATACTCTCATCTCTGTTTGTACAAGGAGCCGTGTTGCTTCTCCCATCCTTCGCTGAATCATGTAATGAATGGGGGAGGTGGAGTAACGGTTTTTAAATAAATGAGCGAAATAATACGGACTTATATTAAAATGGTCAGCCATTTTTTTGAGAGTCAGAGGCTGGGTATAGTTCATATCTATATATTCTTTAATATCAAGGACTATCTGTTGTCTGCCGGTGTCTGGCGATTGGGTCTGCTTGCTTAGCATACGAGAAACAAGAAGTAGGATCGATTGCAGCAAGTGCTGGCAGATCTGTTCATGCCCTTCGCCCCGAATCGTAGATTCTTCGAACAGGAGTTCCATCAAGGTGATTATTTCAGCGGAATAGCTGTTAGCACGAATAACAGGGTCACGATCCGGCGGAATGATCCATTCCTTATGGGAGTGAAAACCGCAATAGCAAATATATATGGGTTTGTCTTTGGAAGACTTCTCGGCATGGAGAATCCCTTTATTGTAAATAAGGATGTCACCTTCAGCTGCATCATACTCTATATCTCCAATGGTGAACTTGCCTTCTCCTTCTTTAATGACCAGTATCTCAAACAGATCTTCATGCTTATGGCTTGGAAACTGCCAGCCCGGGTTATTGCTCACGTGTCCTGTGTACAGCAGGCGATCATCCAATTCTACTTTATAGGTTCGAGTTATCCCCGCATTCATGTCAGGCATTTGTAATCCGTTCCTCTCTAAAATAGCAAGATATATAACATTGTAACAAAAACGAGCAATATGTTTCATTGTGAATCGAAGACTACCGCCGTAAGCTGTATGAAGAACAGATTTAGATACATAAAGGAGAAAACCATGCCATATCCAAAGGAA from Paenibacillus polygoni encodes the following:
- a CDS encoding SRPBCC family protein — its product is MEVLHYEFYIGASPDQVWDTLFQPENTKKIFYGCTLESSFETGSSFQYVGPGKDGERTVHLYGEVLSYEPGVKFSCLEHPGPSYKENHEELASRMTYLFEPVGDCTKLTLINDQWSENHPSYESTKSHWWMILSNIKTLAETGKTLHFGF
- a CDS encoding serine/threonine protein kinase translates to MDRYPNHHLELPDLEKIDSLLSQVDIIGSVDNELVCITNQAAGVHCIGVGTDAAVFTIEAYPQFAFKIYSPEAMKKKTIEKSVYDRLAGSPFFAVCYGEGDRYLVLSMESGPTLEDCLMEGIPVPEQVILDVKEARTYAVSVGLNPRDIHLKNVVNQNGRAKVLDVSEYVKEGNDQRWDHLVWAYYHVYPRFNQVKVPQWVIDTVKKWYHRRNKASMNLEDFAARVTRLYDKMSRKK
- a CDS encoding PD-(D/E)XK nuclease family protein; translated protein: MTTYPPWSYSGSRAAIFDDCLRKYYYHYYGSHNGWKLETAEPDQVQTYRLKQLSNLYLVFGNLAHQMCESVIRSWDKERKVPEASFLYQKMRELLNQAYKESQDVTGWHLRPKYQTMLSEIYYDEDDKLKDRISSIKSRMQTVVDKLYHTRTWKEVESGAAHIMEIEKWDHMILHDTRVYVKMDVLYRNEQGHIVIVDWKTGKENDFTDQLYLYALYVHEHYNVPYEHIEMRVEYLLTGECETYQATQQDIDKVSASTLRYIEEMKSCLADDYYNRPKDISFFTPMPSRRVCGECNFREICSSRAV
- a CDS encoding helix-turn-helix domain-containing protein, with translation MPDMNAGITRTYKVELDDRLLYTGHVSNNPGWQFPSHKHEDLFEILVIKEGEGKFTIGDIEYDAAEGDILIYNKGILHAEKSSKDKPIYICYCGFHSHKEWIIPPDRDPVIRANSYSAEIITLMELLFEESTIRGEGHEQICQHLLQSILLLVSRMLSKQTQSPDTGRQQIVLDIKEYIDMNYTQPLTLKKMADHFNISPYYFAHLFKNRYSTSPIHYMIQRRMGEATRLLVQTEMRVWEIAKLTGYENANYFSILFTKVVGMSPRQYRDNHKKTLSYPSRE